GCTTTAGCGGTTGTGGGTATCAAACGCTTCCCATTTGTAGCGTTTTCTGTAATCGAACGGACATGAATTTTCGCTAAATCTCTAACATCTGACACTGGCAACCCGATTGGAGGAATCATTGCCATTTTGTAATGGCCAGTCAACATTTTGGATATAAATTGCATAGACTGACCATCAATATTCCCTGTCAGAGTTGGGCCCATTACGACTCCTGGACAAATAGCTACTAATTCTATCTTCTCACTTTCTGATATATTCTTAACAAACTCCCATGCAGCTTTCTCAGCGAGAGTTTTACTTTTCATATAAGTGTTTATATTGCTTGAGTTCTCATCAGTCCAACTTCTACTATCTATAGTTCCAGTGTCCTCATTACTGTCCAAAACTTTGCCCATCATTGCGACAATGCTAGAAGTAAGAATAACCTTCTTCACTTTTGCTTTTTGGGCAGATTTTAGTACTCGTAATGTACCTTCACATGCAGGTTTAATATATTCACTTTCATTAGTTGGTTCCCTAACAAAATAGGGTGAAGCGACATGTAGTACAGATTCACAACCCTCAACAGCATTATCCCAACCTTCATCACTAAGTAAGTTGAGCTTAACGAATTCTAAATTTTCACCAGAATCTATTTCTTTTTTTATACCATTGATAACTTCATCTTTTTTCTCTAAATCCCGAAGACTTCCTTTGACGTAGTATCCTTCTTTCAACAGCTCAACTGCGCAGTGTTGTCCTATATAACCAGAAATTCCTGTAACTAACACTTTTTTCATCTTTGTTTTTTTTCTTATTTTTGGTGCTTCAAATTCTTTGATTAAGAGTGATTTTAGCTATGATAAATTACAGGCTTATTTTGTTCTGGGCATATTATTTTTTCCTCAAGATTTAGAACTTTTTCCGTTAAATAAAAAGAATTATGACTGATTTGCAGTGGCAACTCAGAACAGTTTATTTGTTGAACTTTATAACCTGATTAACGTGAGTTTTGGATAACTTGGGAGGCTACTGACATCCTGTGAGAGAAATGATCTTGCCTCCACTCACCTCAGGAGACTCCGATGGATTTGACCACCGTGTTTCGTGGCATTGGTGATTTTTGAAGCCAGCTCTCTCTCGAAGTCCCCTCTGGCATTTTGCCCCCACCTGCTCCCAAACGCCAGCGCCCCACAGGCCTAAGCTTAAGCGGGGGATCTTGACGGTTCTGGTTATGTTCCACCACTCTGGGGGACTGCACAACTTCAAGGGCTATCATACGCAGAGGGTGATCCCTTACTGGAATTGTGAGTTTCCCCAAGCACCAAGTTACACTTGCTTCATCCAACTTCCCCCTCGAAGTCTGTGCCTCTTTTGCACTACTTGGTAAGCCCTCGTGGTCAGGTCAGCGGAATCATTTTCGTTGACTCAACCTCTGTCAAAGATTGCCACAATGCTCGCATCCGTGCTCACAAGATCTTCAACGGCTTTGCCAAGAAAGGGAAATCCGCTGTAGGTGGTTCTTCGGATTCAAAATACACCTGATCATCAACTACCGTGGCGACCTGCTGGAAGTTCGCTTAACTCCTGGTACCGCAGTCCGATCAATGCCTTTGTGCATCTGCTCACTGGCTTTACCGCTTAAATTTGGTAGGAAAAGCGGCCAGAGCTCTTTTGGACTAAGAAAGATTGGGGAATCCTCAATCAACTCAACTCTCACCAAAAACCGTTGCTGGCATAGCTTATTTAAAACCCATGTTAACTAACGTTAACTCTTTCTTGAAAGCTTTCAACATAAAAAACCAGTTAGTATAAAATAAATGATAAGCTTACAAAGCTTTTGAGAGGACGCCCAAAAAAGGTTGAACACCAAAATGTTGTTGAGATTGCCATGCACCTTTTATGTTGCAGAGCTATCTGATCGCAGGATTGGTGATCACTCTTTTGATGATCTTGGTTTTGGGATGGCTACAGTTGGGCTTGATCAGCATTATCCCAAATTTTCTGCCAATTGTCCTAGGATTGGGAGTGACGCACTGGGTAGAACTGCCACTGGATCTGAGGTCAATTTTGGTCGGAAGCATTGCCCTCGGGTTGGCGGTGGACGATACGATTCATTTCTTTCACAACTTTCAGCGTTATTTGCAAAAGACTGGTAATCCGGAAGAAGCGGTTCTTCGTACGCTCAATACCACTGGTAGGACACTTCTCTTCACTAGCGTAGTACTCTCGATTGGCTTCTTCAGCTACACTATTTCTGAAATGAACAACCTGTTCTCTTTCGGATTGATCACTGGGTTGACAATTCTCTTTGCTTTTCTAGCGGATTTGGTGGTTGAACCGGCTTTGATGAGCCTGCTCCATTCAAAAAAGTAGAAGAAATTAAACACGGAAATTCTAATCACTCAGTAATTTTATCATCAAATTAGTAATTCCTAGCTAATTTTATAAATAAAATAATTATTTCAGTATTTTGAAATATTAATCACTTGGCAGAATTATTGGAGAGATAGCAGGATTCACAATTCATTGAGTGCATATCTAGCCCTCATCTTTTCTTCTCTCCCAAAAGATTCGTCATGCAAAAGTGGAAAAAATCTGTCGATCACAACATGGAACGCTGGGGATACCTAGTTGTACGCTACCGTTGGTTGGTGATTGCACTGTCCTTACTGGTAGTTGGAGGTTTTGCCTCGCAAATGCGCCACCTCTATTTCGATGCTTCCAATGAAGCTTTCTTCAAAGGCGATGATCCCATCCTTGTCAATTACAACTCTTTCCGTGATCAGTTTGGGAGAGACGATCTAATTCTGGTTGGAATCGACACCCCAGAGGTCTTCAATGCAGAGTTTCTGAGAAAACTCCAAGCGATGCAGGATGATCTGGAGCGGGAAGTTCCCCATATTCGTGAAGTCAACAGTCTGCTCACTGTCAGATCCACCAGGGGTGCCGAAGATGAGTTGATTGTCGGTGATCTGATCGAAGAGATTCCTGAAGATCCGCAAAAGCTGGCAGCACTCAGGGAGTATGTACTCAGCAGTCCAACCTATCCAAATTGGGTGATCTCACCAGATGGTCAATTGACCACAATCACATTGGAGCTAAATCCCTACGTGCTGCCGGAGGGTGGTGAAGAAGACCTGCTGGGGGGCTTTGACGATACCGCAATGGATGCTGATTTGATGGGAGGTTTTGATGAAACAGCAGCGACCGATGGTCCTGATATGCAGGCGGTTACCTCTGTCGAAGAGAATGAAGCGATTGTAGCCACCAAGGCAGTGATGGAACGCTACGAGGGAGAAAACTTTCAGACATTCATCTCCGGAGGCCCAGTCTATGGTTCCTCCATCCAGGACTCGATGCAGTCGAACCTACCCAAGTTTTCGGGAATTTCGATTGGCCTGATGTTCCTGCTGTTGCTGGTCTTGTTTCGCCGAATTTCTGGGGTACTGCTGCCAATACTTTTGGTAGTGTTGAGCATGGTGGTCACTCTTGGCTTCATGGGAGCCTTCGGTCGTCCGTTCACAGTCATTAACCAGATCCTGCCTTCTTTCATTCTGGCGATTGGGGTTGCGGACGCGGTGCACGTGCTGACGATCTTCTACCGACACCGGATGGCTGGCAATTCCAAGGGTGATTCAGTCGCCTACGCTCTTAGCCATTCGGGGCTAGCCATTGTGATGACAAGCTTCACGACCGCTGGAGGTTTGTGGTCATTTGCCAATGCCGCCTCTGCTCCAATTGCCGATTTGGGCATCTATGGAGGACTAGGGGTCCTGGCGGCAATGGCGCTTACACTGACTTTGTTGCCTGCAATTTTGGCGGTACTGCCCGGAGGGCCACAACCACTCTTTGGTCGCAAAGACCTTGATCAAGCTGAACATGCTCCCTC
This DNA window, taken from SAR324 cluster bacterium, encodes the following:
- a CDS encoding NAD-dependent epimerase/dehydratase family protein, yielding MKKVLVTGISGYIGQHCAVELLKEGYYVKGSLRDLEKKDEVINGIKKEIDSGENLEFVKLNLLSDEGWDNAVEGCESVLHVASPYFVREPTNESEYIKPACEGTLRVLKSAQKAKVKKVILTSSIVAMMGKVLDSNEDTGTIDSRSWTDENSSNINTYMKSKTLAEKAAWEFVKNISESEKIELVAICPGVVMGPTLTGNIDGQSMQFISKMLTGHYKMAMIPPIGLPVSDVRDLAKIHVRSITENATNGKRLIPTTAKA
- a CDS encoding transposase, which gives rise to MPLLHYLVSPRGQVSGIIFVDSTSVKDCHNARIRAHKIFNGFAKKGKSAVGGSSDSKYT
- a CDS encoding efflux RND transporter permease subunit, whose amino-acid sequence is MLQSYLIAGLVITLLMILVLGWLQLGLISIIPNFLPIVLGLGVTHWVELPLDLRSILVGSIALGLAVDDTIHFFHNFQRYLQKTGNPEEAVLRTLNTTGRTLLFTSVVLSIGFFSYTISEMNNLFSFGLITGLTILFAFLADLVVEPALMSLLHSKK
- a CDS encoding MMPL family transporter — translated: MQKWKKSVDHNMERWGYLVVRYRWLVIALSLLVVGGFASQMRHLYFDASNEAFFKGDDPILVNYNSFRDQFGRDDLILVGIDTPEVFNAEFLRKLQAMQDDLEREVPHIREVNSLLTVRSTRGAEDELIVGDLIEEIPEDPQKLAALREYVLSSPTYPNWVISPDGQLTTITLELNPYVLPEGGEEDLLGGFDDTAMDADLMGGFDETAATDGPDMQAVTSVEENEAIVATKAVMERYEGENFQTFISGGPVYGSSIQDSMQSNLPKFSGISIGLMFLLLLVLFRRISGVLLPILLVVLSMVVTLGFMGAFGRPFTVINQILPSFILAIGVADAVHVLTIFYRHRMAGNSKGDSVAYALSHSGLAIVMTSFTTAGGLWSFANAASAPIADLGIYGGLGVLAAMALTLTLLPAILAVLPGGPQPLFGRKDLDQAEHAPSLADRILNNCGKVAVNHPKQVMIGCGVVVMIAVVGIAQLRPSNWPLRWFPENAEFRQHTQIIDSRMGGSSNIEVLLNTGKSGGLYEPDFMNRLDQLNTVATEKLKFPKGEVVGKAQSVLDVLKESNRALNENRAEFYAVPQARDLIAQEMFLFSNSGSDDLEKLTDVGFSMARLSLYIPNLDAIDSIVFTGQLEEKIQSIFGNTIEYSITGIAQLWAGTMTNVLNSMRNSYIIALILITGLMVVFLGSWKVGLLSMIPNLTPILITLGLMGFFGLPLDPFTILIGSIGIGLVVDDTVHFLSVFQRYFDRYGDAARAIQETLMTTGKALLFTTLILVGGFASYMAADFVNIFAFGMLLVVCISSALILDVLAAPALMMLVYGKQPSVEQPRTYPKESDFAELN